Below is a window of Planococcus rifietoensis DNA.
TCGCGGGACGGCGATCAAAGTGATGGATCCAGAATCGGCAGAAATCACCGATTCCATCGAAGGGTACGGCCGTATCCGCGATGTCCATTCTGACGGCGACGATTTGTATTTCATCACGAATAATACTGATGGCCGGGGAACCCCGACAGAAGGCGACGACAAACTGTATATTTTAAATGAACAATAAAAAAAGGCGGAGACCAGTGTCTCCGCTTTTTTCTATTTTTTCTTTTTTACAGCTTCAGCACCATCAACAACTCATCGATATAACGGCTGTCTGCCTTCTGGGCATTCGGCGTTGTGCCGATGCGCTGAAAGCCGGATCGTTCGTAAAAACGGATGGCGCGCGGGTTGGCAGAATTGACGGCGAGTTCAAGCTGTTCGAGCCCATCCCATTCCCTTGCAAATGCCAGCAACTGATCAAAAAGCGTGGACGCAACCCCTGTCCCTCTCGTTTCTTCCGTTGCATAGACGGCGAGTACTTCGGCTCTGTGGCTGGTCTTCTTCCCCGATAATCTGAGCAGTGTCATCATCGCGAGCAAACGGCCTTCGTCATAAGCCCCGAATGTCACAGCGGAAGGATTGGCAAGATTGTTGGCGGTCGCACTCAACGGACTTTGGTTTGCTTCATTGAAATCAGTCGAGAACGCATCGGCATCTGTCTGCAATGCGATCAAGCGGAGTTCACGGTACTGTTCAGCATCTTCTGGTGTTAACTGGCGATAATCCATGGCATTCATCCTTTCTTTAGCGGAATTCCTGGACGACACGTCCTTTTCCGTCGTCAACGTGGAAAATCGCGTGCGCCCCGTTGACCAAAATCACTTGCGGTGGCTGATGGCCAATATCGGCATCATAAACGATGGGAACTTTTAATTGCTCCGCCAGTTCCTGGTACACCATCTCCGCGGTATAGCCTTGCACGGCATCGTTCGCTTCGCTTCTGCCGAAGACGATTCCGGAACAATTATCGAACCAGCCTGCATATTTCATCTGCAGCAAACTGCGCTTCAAATCCGGTGTGTTCATTTCACAGTTTTCCAAAAACCAGACGACCGGCTCCCCTGAAATGAATTTCTTTCGGAAAGCATCCACGTCACCGTATGGCGTACCGATGAGGTGGCGAATCACGTCGATGCATCCGCCAAGGAGTCGGCCTTCCAGCCGCTCAGCTTGTCCCGATACGGTTTTCCAGTCGGTCGGCTCGGTCAAATTGAAAACGCCAGGAGCCGGCTTGTCATGGCTCCAATTTTTTTGGTGCCGCTCAGAAGAGACTTGTTTAATGACCGCGCCTTTCGTCGAAGACAGCACATCCACCCAACGCGCAGTAGTCGGATCGGTTTCACTGCCGCGCAAGTCGACGATATTGGTGCCATGTGCCGTCGCGATTCCGGTATTTAACGTAATTGCCAATGACAGCAAGCTGACGTCCGAATACCCAAGAAGCCATTTCGGCGTGAACTTCTGAAAATCCAGATGCTCCAATACTTCCAATAACAACTCCCCACCCCATGGCGGAATGATCGCGTCGACTTTGGAATCACGCCAAATGCTGAGCAGTTCTTTCGCGCGGATGGCTGCAGGCGATGACTTCGCTTCTTTTTGGGTCCAGGCATTCGCCGTAGTTTTGACAGCAAATCCTTGTTTCTCCAACTGGGCTGTAGCTCCTTCAAGCAAATGATGAAGTTCTTCAGACACCCCTGAAGAAGGTGCCGTGACGCCGATGGTTCTTAACGCTCGATCGGGATAGCGGATCATTGTCTCTCCTCCTTACCAATTGATATAATTGAACAACACATAAACGATGCCCAGCAGTAAAGCGGCTCCAAAACCGGTTAAGACGACGTGGACCAATCCGTCCACCAAAAGATTCGGCTGCTTGTCGAGACGTTTGCCTTTGAACTGTGAAAAATCCGGCGGCGTTTCTTTTAGATTGCGTTGCTGTATGGACAGGTCATTTTCCTCGAATTGTTTGCTCATATATAAACACCCCTATAATTTAACATTTTTAAATTATTTTTCTTTTTACAATTATACTAAAAGTTGCGCCAAGAAAACATGCTAGTTTTTTGCATCATATCCTATATTTTGGCTATAGTCCGATTTTTCGGGTATAGGGTGTAGGTAGCCAAATTTTAAGGAGGAAATTGAAATGAAGACACTCGTAATTGGAGCAAACGGCAAGATTGGACAGCATTTGGTGCGCCTGCTTGCGAAACATCCAGAGCACACAGTGAAAGCGATGATCCGCAAACCAGAGCAACGCCCGTTTTTTGAAGAGTTAAAAGCGGAAACTGTCGTGGCAAGCCTCGAAGGAAGCGTGGAAGAACTGCAAAAAGCGATGACTGACTGCGATGCAGTAGTCTTCACAGCTGGCAGCGGCGCTTCAACCGGTGCAGACAAAACGATGACTGTCGATTTGGAC
It encodes the following:
- a CDS encoding GNAT family N-acetyltransferase; amino-acid sequence: MDYRQLTPEDAEQYRELRLIALQTDADAFSTDFNEANQSPLSATANNLANPSAVTFGAYDEGRLLAMMTLLRLSGKKTSHRAEVLAVYATEETRGTGVASTLFDQLLAFAREWDGLEQLELAVNSANPRAIRFYERSGFQRIGTTPNAQKADSRYIDELLMVLKL
- a CDS encoding S66 family peptidase produces the protein MIRYPDRALRTIGVTAPSSGVSEELHHLLEGATAQLEKQGFAVKTTANAWTQKEAKSSPAAIRAKELLSIWRDSKVDAIIPPWGGELLLEVLEHLDFQKFTPKWLLGYSDVSLLSLAITLNTGIATAHGTNIVDLRGSETDPTTARWVDVLSSTKGAVIKQVSSERHQKNWSHDKPAPGVFNLTEPTDWKTVSGQAERLEGRLLGGCIDVIRHLIGTPYGDVDAFRKKFISGEPVVWFLENCEMNTPDLKRSLLQMKYAGWFDNCSGIVFGRSEANDAVQGYTAEMVYQELAEQLKVPIVYDADIGHQPPQVILVNGAHAIFHVDDGKGRVVQEFR